atatattatactaataaatactaaatcttctagaaagaaaatatatttttgtttaacttgacttgcaagcaatctcttagaatttggatcacacaattctaacaatctccaccttgacacgaattctttcaATGCCATATTTGCCAAAACCAgccacgggcctatcttgaactatgcagggaattaactgagtcgaatctatgcttagaagctggaagacttctagccttcgacttgtgcactgccaaatcaaaactaacccgggtctgattttcacgaatacagtgccctaacttttcaaaacctgcatccaaaagagaacctctcttcaacgaaacggtcatacctttttccctcctatgaccaagttgcctccgcttcaaatgagttgattttaactccgtaacggacgagggacgtccaatttcaccggtcactatagaaccttccagaatataaagactaccggttcttttaccttttaagaaaacgagagctccacgagatactttaatgccgctcgactcgatgttgattctgcatcctttcaagtctaaaatactcaaggagatgagattctttcgtaaattaggtacatacctgacatctgagagtgtcctaatcgtcccatcgtgtatcctaattttaacagtaccaataccgattattttactagatgaatcgtttcccatgtgcacaactccaccttcaatcgaatcgtatgtggagaaccattctctattgggacacatgtggaaagaacatcctgaatctaggatccactcagacgtaagcttggaattatcgctcgttgacactaacaagaaatcatcatcgCCTTCATCaaccaaattagcaccagctatatcttcctcgttactctcagcagctcttttatttcgcagtttataacaatctgctttgacgtgacctaactttttacaacagcgacaccttttgtctcgtttctttgatgctaccaaaacggaagcttgcctatctgctttgctattcaaaccaaactcattgtcgagtttgtctctattCAACAAAtaacccttcacatcttcgaacgagagtttgtctctgccataaatcagagtctccctgaaagacttgtatgaagagggtaaagagcacaataatagcatagcttgatctttattgtcaatatgaacctcaacgttctttaaatcatttaaaagagtaatgaattgactgatgtgatctttaaaaagctcacattcgttcatgcgaaacgtaaagagacgttgtttcaacactaaacggttagccagagacttagtcgcataaagagtttctaaccttttccacaaggcgaatgaggtcttctccatcaatacctcctgcaatacagtattcgcgaggcacaaccgGATTgcgacaaggccttttcatcaagctcttcccattcatttgatttagattctcggGCTTTTTCCTGTAATAAcctttttcaagccattttgaactagaattgccatcatccgaacttgccacagattgaaatttgtctcaccatcgaacttctcaatttcaaaccttgttgtcGCCATCTCCGAACGGGGTGATCTATGAAAGTTAAACTAGCtcgataccacttgttaggatcgtccgattaagcaacaaacaagtaaaaatagcagaagaaattgagaagatgaacacacaaatttaacgtggaaaaacccctctaaagaggataaaaaaccacgggcaaagataattttactataatggcaaaagaatgaagagtacaaaagaaggagataaaaactaaacccgaaaaacaaagaacccgaaaacgtaaacacaaaattctttgaatgtgttatgagttctaatctaatgggtgtgtcTCTTAATTCTAAGATTGTAaatagcctatttataggctaaattagtaagtcaaataaactatactaataaatgctaaatatattatactaataaatattaaatcttctagaaagaaaatatatttttgtttaacttgacttgcaagcaatctcttagaatttgggtcacacaattcTAACAAATTGATATAATcgaatttataataaaattattccaatatatataattatgtgcGAGTTTAGAATAATAGCTAGAATTTCTGTTTTGCaccttaataattatataattacttatttaaattaacctattaatctttcattttttaaaatagaacaacaatattaattttttcaataatcaatatatgtttttgtaccaaaaaatatcaatatatcTAAACTATATATAGTGATTTTTGTCCTAGGATAAACTACACTGTGATACAACTATTcgttactttttctttttatcatccaactttaaaatttacacaatgtttacttaattatatgattttttcttttttggtcattgGTCGTTAAATGACTAATGAAGAATGATgtgacaattttaaaattagcaacaTTGATACATTGTgttaatttagtcttgattctaaaacatttaacccttaacttttcacatcgtaatttgattttttttccaattttgctGCTCTTTGTGACTCTTTTCAcctaaaaaactaaaagaataaatttatcaattatatttGATCAGaaatataccaaaatgaaaacactaaaaaatcgatgataataattttcttcatttctcattctttttaaaattaacttttactggcacaaagaaaagcaaaatataaaaaaagagagtaaattatataatgtgtaaatattgaggaTTAGTCAAATTTAAAAACTGCCAAATTATGTGTGTGTTAGTAATTTATCAAATGATGACAGaaaatatctaaataatttGATGATAATTTTCTAACTTGTGATTGAGTTTACTCTTTTTATTTACGACACCGTTTTCGTCTAGAAGCAGCTATAAGTCCCTAGAGCCTCTTATGTCCGTCGTCTACTGTCACATTTTCCGGCGGCTTATCAGCGCTACAATCGCTACCGGAAGAAGTCGACGACGATGCCTCTAAAAAGGtaaattaaccgaaaaaaagGAAATCTTCGTTCAAACTTGAAACTCTCCTCCATTGATTTCCATAacttttagttttcaattttgtttctcgttctttttttctttgcctAGGGTTTTCTTTTGGCAGCCCAATGCAGGATCAACCGTGAACAGCCAAATCCTAAACGAAGTTTCGCAATGCGTCGAGAGCATCAATGGCGTCAAAGAAGGTCGTTGGAAAGCCACTCTCACTTTTTATAAACCCATGTTACGAGGTCAGCTACTTCTTTCACCcctattatttttaatccttttttccCTTCTCTGTTCACTAATTCGATCAATCGGTTAATGAAACTACGTTATTCTTCAGATCAAGCGTTATCCGCCGAGTTCCCGCGTGAATTCATCGGGATTTCGCTTCCAGAACAACCAAACAAGTACTATTTCGTGCTTCGGTTCAATAAGATTGTCCTGGAATCTGATTCTTCTATTCAGTTGATAATGGAGAAATTGCAGTCTTATAAATCCAGGGTCGCCCTTAATTTCGAGGTAATTTGATTTCACTTCTCTCTTTCAAATCCCTTTCATTTATGGATCGTTGGGGATTTGAAGCAATGGGCTTGAATTTCTGATATCATTTTTGTTCTCTCGTAGGGGTTTCAATACCAGCTAGGCGACTTTCAACTGAGAGTAGGCAAAGTTGTACCTTCTCATTCTGAAAATTTGAGAGGAATAGTGATGGAGGTATTGTATTATTACTTTGTCTTATACTTTAGAACATCAATTAGAATGCTAATGTAGATTTTTTTCTCACTAAAGCCtgtttttatatcattttgacTAAATGATGGATAAAGTTGTTATTTTTCCCCTTAGATCACTGCCATAAAATTGGGAAACAAGCTGATGTTTGATTTTTCACCATAACATACACTAATTTCTAGTGGATAGTTAGGGTTTTGCCATTTCGGTGTTTGTTAATCCAAACAAGTGTGCAAATCATTGCAGGGTTGAAATGTTCTTAATTTTCGGAATGTCAAAGTGTTTATGATTGTGTATTTCATAGCAATCTGTCACTAGGGGAATAGTAATGGAGGTATTGTGTTGTTAATTGTCCtaatactttaaaagttaaaacatcCATTCGGTCTGCTGATGTAGGTGTGTTTTTGGCTAAAGCTGGTTATCTGTATTGTTTTAATCTAATGATGGGTAAAGTTGTTTCCTTATTTTCTCCTAGAGCAGTGCCATTGAGATTCGAAAACAAGCCGGTGtttgatttttcagtatttgtCTAGTGGATGGATAGAGtttcagtattttttttattataaaaaaaaacccagaacAGTGTGCAAGTCGTTCTGTGGTTGGAATTTTCTACTCTTTACGGAATGTCAAAGTGTTTATGATTTTGTAGTTCTTAGAGGTATATTAATG
The nucleotide sequence above comes from Gossypium raimondii isolate GPD5lz chromosome 13, ASM2569854v1, whole genome shotgun sequence. Encoded proteins:
- the LOC105783863 gene encoding mediator of RNA polymerase II transcription subunit 20a, whose amino-acid sequence is MPLKRVFFWQPNAGSTVNSQILNEVSQCVESINGVKEGRWKATLTFYKPMLRDQALSAEFPREFIGISLPEQPNKYYFVLRFNKIVLESDSSIQLIMEKLQSYKSRVALNFEGFQYQLGDFQLRVGKVVPSHSENLRGIVMEVEYLPISSLEKSKQIMEEFFDIWQDAISKRSLPGRFIHIEPDFLDYGLADHYTSQHTAVQYTHVTSQLIASVQAVQTGRN